The Salegentibacter mishustinae genomic interval TTAGTTCCCTGGAGTCTGGAGACCCTGCGCAATGACCACGGCAAAGCTTATGTGGGCAAGATCAGAAAATATGATGGCTTTACCTGTATTCCTAGCCACCTGGATTTTAAGCAAGAGGTCTTTGGGTTTTATAACACCTATGCTCCTTTGCCTCACACGCCGACAAATGGTTCCATCGACTATTCATTGCGATTTGTCAATCATATTTTCGGAAACCAGTTTGAATTAGGACTGGATTATTTGCAGCTTTTATACCTGAAACCTATTCAGATCCTGCCCATCTTGTGTTTGGTTTCAAAAGAAAGGGTGACCGGAAAAACTACTTTTCTCAAATGGTTAAAGGCTATTTTCGATAATAACCTCACCTATCTCACCAATGATAACTTCAGCAGCCAGTTTAATGCAGACTGGGCAAACAAGCTGCTTATTTGTATAGATGAAGTACTGTTCAATAAGGAAGAACTTACCGAGCGAATTAAATACCTCAGTACTACCGATTATAATAAAATGGAGGCTAAAGGCAAAGATAAGCGTGAACTTGAATTTTTTGGAAAGTTTATCCTCTGTAGTAATAATGAAGATAACTTCATAAAGATCGATAGCGATGAAACCCGTTTTTGGGTGCTAAAAATACCTTCCCTTAAAACAGAAGAAACCCAATTTTTAGAACATCTAAAAAAAGAAATTCCGGCTTTCTTGTTTTACCTGCAACACCGGGAATTAGATACAGCCCATAAAACCCGAATGTGGTTTACCCCGGAACAGATTAGGACAAATGCCTTGCAAAATTTAATGCGCAATAACAGGAACCGGGTAGAAAAGGAACTTGCTAGTATGCTTCTAAGTGCTATGGAAACTTTTGATTTGGAAGAAGTAAATCTATGCCCTATGGATGCGCTCCAAATTTTAAACCACACCCGGGTTAGGACCGATCTTACCCAGTTGAGACAAATACTAAAAAATGACTGGAAATTAAAGAACCAGGATAATTCCCGCACCTATCAAAAAATGGTGATGTGGCAGAATGGCCTTGCGCCAATCCCCGGCAAAGGGCGCTACTATACCATTGAAAAATCCTTCTTGCTTGGGAATTTTGAAGATTTGGAAAACGATGAAACGATGCAAAAGTGATGCGTGCTGTAATCCCAGTGTTATCAAGGCTTGCGGGAAGATTTGCATCAAAGCAACAAATTCGGAATACAACAAAAGAGAAAAGCCTCCGGTAATTTCTTCTTTTTTTGATGAATTGATGCAAGATAGAAATAAGACCAGTAATACTGGGGATTTTCAGCCGCATCGTTTCCGCATCACTTTATCATCAAAAATAAAACGATGCGGAGATTTGAATCTATATGATAGTATCCAATGGGAAAATGAAAAGAAATGGAAAACACAGAAACATCAAAAAGCTGGGAAAAAGCCCGTAATATTTGCATCGTAAAAACGCTTGCAAAATTAGGGCACTTTCCCAGCAGAACAACGGAAAAAGAAGCTTGGTTTCTGAGTCCCCTGCGGTCAGAAACACAAGCCTCTTTCAGCGTCTCTTTAGTAAAGAACCTATGGTATGACTTCGGAATAGGAGAAGGAGGTTCAACGATAGATCTTATTATGCTTATGAAATCCTTTTCCGTAAAGGAGGCACTGGAATATTTAAAGAACAATACGGAGACTTTTTCTTTTAGCCCATCAAAACCTGAAGATCGTTTGAAGCAAGCGGAAATTCGAATCCTGGAGGTTGAATTGATTTACCTGCAGGGATTAGTGGATTATTTGAAATCCCGGAATATACCTTTTGAGATTGCCGCTAAATATTGTAGACAGGTTTGGTATAGCTGTAAAGGGAAACGATTTTTTGCAATCGGACTTAAAAACCATAAGGGAGGCTGGGAACTTAGAAATAAATACTTTAAAACCTCCAGTAGCCCAAAAACCTATTCACTTTTTGAAAGAGGGTCTAAACAATTAATCATCACGGAAGGGATGTTTGATTTTCTTTCCCTGGCTACCATCGATGAAGATTTGGTTCAAAATTCAGACTGCATCATTTTAAATTCACTGGCTTTTGTGGAAAGGATAAAAATGCTCATTCCTAAATATGAGAAGGTTCTTATCTATCTTGATAATGACCCGGCAGGTAAAAAAGCAGCTAGTTCACTTTTAAACCAGTTTGATAATGTGACCGATTGCGGTGATTCCTACTCTGGATATGGAGATCTAAATGAAAAATTAATCAATGAAGGATGCTTTAAAAAATCCCTGACTTTAAAATAATGATGCTTTGGTAAATGGTAATTGCCTATCGGAGAATTTCAGTTGAAAGGGAAAAGCAAGATGTGTCATTGTAATGACAATCTTGCTTTGCGCCCGATGGTTGCAAAGATTTTAAAAAGAAAAAAATGAAAAGGGAATACATCCAGGTTCGCTGCTCGATCTACGAGAAGAAGCTGCTCCAAAGAAGGGCGGCCCGGGCAGGAATTTCCCTTTCAGAATATATCAGGGCAACGGCCTTTGATAAAAACATTGTAGAACGGATCACCCCGGAACAACTGGAGACTTATAAGATGCTGGTCCAGTACAAAAACAATTTTACCCGCATTGGGAATATGTTTAAAAAGCGGGATCCAAAGCTTGCCAGGGAAGTGGAAGACCTTGCGAAAGAAATCAGGGCCCATTTAAAAAACTTTAAAAAATGATAGGAAAAGGACATAGCGTTTCAGGCACCAGGGTTTCCATATCCTATGGTTGAAACCAGGAAAAAGAAGCTGATGTCGTATTAAGAGAAAACGTGGCCGGGGATACCCCTGCAGAAATAGCCGAAGAATTTAGGATTATCCAGTCGCAAAACCTGCGATGTACCAATAACACTCTAAGTTTTATCGTCAGCCCCACGATTGAGGATGGGCAGGATCTAAGCAAAAGAGACCTGGAAGAGATCGCCAGAAAGTTTTTAAAGGAAATGAACCTGCAAAACAACCAATCCATTGGATTTGTTCACCGGGATAAAGCGCATACTCACGTCCATATCTATACCAACAGGATTGGTTTTGATGGCAAAGCTTACAATGACAGCTTTATCGGAAAACGAAGTCAGATAGCGGCAGATAATGTTGCTAAAGAATTAGGACTTACCAGGGTTCGGGAAGTACAAAAGGAAAAACTACACGAATTAAAGCACTTGCGACAAGAAATTAAAAATATACATGATCGCGTACTTCAGTCCAGACCAAAATCGCTAGATGAATATATCAGTAAGATGAAAGCCCAAAAGGTTGAAGTGATTCCCACCATCAATAAAGCCAATCAACTACAGGGGTTTCGGGTGGAATACAAAGGAGTAAATCTAAAAGCCAGTGAAGTGGACCGGTCGATGAGCGGGAATAGGTTAATTCCCCAGATCGCCCAAAACAGGAGTTTTACAAGGCTAAAAGAGGTGCCAAAAAGCCTTTAGGTCTTAGATAAGACAGTGCAACTAAGCAGCAATCTGTCAACCAAAATAGCTAAAGAGATTTTAAAAGGAATAGTAAAAACAGTAAGAGATACCGGTATAGGTATGGGATATTAAAATTTTAAGCGATGAAAAAACTAGATGAAATTATGGAACTGATGGCCGATGAGATGGATGATTTCAAAACTGCTGTACTGGAACTTCAAAAGCTTTCAGAACAATTGGTAAAGATAAGCATCCCAATAAGCACGGAAGCTGTGGAAAAGAACCTGAACACATTCCTGCAAAAACAGGAAGCAGAAAAGCAAAAAACGGATGAAATCCTTATGGAAATTGATCGAAAATTAAAACACGCCAAGGTTATACCTAATTATTTGCTGATTCTTTTTGGAATCTCAGGAATTACTGCCCTGGGTTCAGTGGGGTATTTCGGGTACACCTCGAAAGAAAAAGTAGAAGACAATTTTGAAGTATATCGGACGATTGTGGAATCTCAAAATAAGCATTATGAAGATTATTTTGCAGCATATCCGGAAATCCAGGAGGCATACTGCGAGTGGATACAGGGTGGATACCCCGATTTGTAATGATAAATGGCCTGTAGCAAAAATTAGTAAATTTGCGACAAATGCCCTGAAACACTCAGTAAAACCGTGGAAATTTGCGGTAAAAATTTAGTAAAAAATAAAAGCAAATTTTTAAATGAGTGGTCAAAAGCGTGCAGATTACCAGTAAATGGCTTGAAAGGCCCTGAAAACAGGAGAAAATTTACTGGTTTTATAAAATTAAATAGGTTGCGCCCTATGCTGTTTTTACTTTACGCTTAACTTCCCGTACACTATAAAAACAGCATAGGATCCTGCGCAGGTTATGGTAGATATGGGGCGGGAGGATTAGCAATTAATCTTGATAATGTTAGAGATAGAATTGTTTTATGATCTAAATGTTGATTTTATGTGACGGCAGATGCTATTAAGATGTTTTATTACACTACAATAATTTTAAGCAATAATTCTAATTGACTTCCGACGTTATATAATGGGCTAACAAAGGGCTTAATATCTTATTTCTATAAAATTTTAAAGGGCTTAGTAAATATAAATAGAAGGTAGCTTTGACCTTATTTAAATTACTTTCAATATTATAATTCTGCTTTATCGAAAATAGGTAGCCCACACCGCTATATATGACAAAAGCATTTAGCGAATATGATTTCCAATCTTACCTCTTACAGAAATCCGCTATCATATTTTATCAGTCCGTTTTAATTTCCATAGAATTTCGGCAGATTTTGGGAAGAAGACATGTTATTTATTCAAATATTAGTAATACGATTTCACTACAGTTTACAAAAGTTTTTCTAAAAGTTTTTCATTTCCAATTTAAAGCATTCATCATTTTAGATTTTAATAAAGGACAACTCGAGTAACGAAATTATGTCTTAAAATGATAAATAAGTGTTTGTAATTCGAACCCGATTAACATATCAAGGTTTGATGTTATATGGAATTGTATTGCAGACCATCCAAAACATTATCAGGTTTTGTTTCAATATTGCTTTTCTGTTTGATAAAAATTATCAATTCTTAAATTATTTGATTAGAAATTGATAAAATAATATTAACTAAAGCTTATTAAGTACTCTAATTTTGGCTTTGATTTTAGAAATAATAAGATAAAAAGTGAAATTATGAGTAAATTCAAGGGTCTTCTTGGGTTATTATTAATGTTGTGTACACAGATTGTAATGGCTCAAACTAAAACTATTACTGGTACGGTCACCGATGATAATGGTATGCCTTTGCCAAGTGTATCAATTTTGATTCAAGGAACCACAACAGGTGTAACTACAGATTTTGATGGCAATTATAGTATTGATAATGTCAATTCTAATGATAAATTGATTTTTTCTTATGTTGGAATGCAGGAAAAAGTAGTTGAAGTAAATGAGCAAACTACTATTAATGTTGTTCTTGAAAATGATGCCAATGGCCTGGAAGAAGTTGTATTAGTAGCTTACGGGAGTTCCACCCAAAGAGATTTAACAGGAGCTGTGGGTTCCGTATCCAGTGAAGATATTGAAAAGTTTCCTGCTACCTCTGTTAGTCAGGCACTTCAAGGAAAAGCTGCAGGTGTTCAAATAACTCAAAATTCAGGAGGGCCAGGAGCTGGGCTCTCGGTAAATATTAGAGGTGTAGGTTCTTTTGGAAATAACGATCCATTATATGTTGTGGATGGTTTCCCTACCCAGGATATTTCATTCTTAAATCCTAATGATATAAAGTCCATGTCGATATTAAAAGATGCTTCGGCTGCCGCAATATATGGAGTTAGGGCAAATGCCGGGGTTGTTATTATTGAAACCAAAAAAGGTCTTAGGGATAGAGTTACGGTTAGTATCGATTCCTGGGCCGGGTTTCAGTTGGAGCCGGAGCAAATTGATATGTTAGATGTTAATCAATTTACCGATTTTGCACTCGAAATTGCCGAAAATCAAGATAAGCAAGTTTTGGATGAATGGAGAAATCCGGGAGACTTGCGTAATATCAATTGGCAGGATTATGCTTTTGATACAGGTTTTAGACAAGGTCATAATATTAGTATTCGGGGGGGAGGTGAAAAAGCTAGAGCTGCTCTGAGTGTCGGAATGGTGGATGAAGAAGGCGTTATTTTAACCTCCTCTTATAAACGCTACAATATTGGGTTAAATGCTGATTATGATATTCTGGAAAATTTAACCGCCAGAGCAGATATGAAATATGCTTATTCTGAGAGTTATCAGAATTTATCTCAGGGTTATTATGGATTTACAAAGCTGTTTACAAACGTTCCGTATCTTGATGACCGAACAGGTACTAATCAACCTTATGACGGGAATGGTAATTATGGCGCTTTTCCTGATACTGGTTTACTTTCAACCACAAATAATGTTTTGGCTAGTGCCTTGCAAAACGACAATGATAATGGTACCAATAATCTTTTAGGTAATCTTGCTTTGGAATATAGCTTCCTTGATGGATTCAAGGCCACGGGTAAATTTGGTTTTCAAACTCAGAATTATGCTGGATGGTCTTTCCTCCCAAGATATAATCGTGGTAATTCTAATGCTGATAATAATCCTTCAGCAACCTATACTATAAACCAAAGCACCTTTAATGAATATCTCGCTGAAGGTTTATTAGAATACAAAAAGACATTTGAAGACCATAGAGTGGAAGTCTTGCTTGGAGTTTCTGCACAAAAGAATAAGTTTAAGAATGTATATGTAGAATCAAGAGGATTTTTAAGTGATGATATTCGAGATCTTGCTGCTGCCGAAGAAGTAACTAATAGATCTGGTACTTGGGGAACGGCTACTTTTGCAAGTACCTTCGGCAGAGTCAACTATACTTTTAAAGATAGATACACCCTTACGGCAACCTTGCGTAGGGATGGGGTAGGAAATAAATTTTCAGAAAATAATTTATATGGAACATTTCCCTCTTTAGCGGCTGGATGGAATATAGATGAAGAAGCATTTATGGAGAATTCCACTTTTGACTTATTAAAATTAAGAGGAAGTTGGGGTGAAACAGGAAATAGCCAAGGAATTGAGCCTTTCCAGTTCTTTACTTCTTATACCGGAGGTCCCACCAATGATAATAATGGATATGTTTTTGGTGGACAACCCGTTTCCGGTTTGGCTCCTGCCTCTTTGGGAAATCCTAATTTAGGTTGGGAATCTCAGGTTCAAACGAATGTAGGTATCGATGCTGAATTGTTTAATAGACAGCTTTATTTTACTGTGGATTATTTTCATAAGTCTGCAGAGGACTTTTTGCTAAGGGAAACAACGCCACCGCAAACAGGATTTACTTCAAGAACTGTAAACGCCGGAAATGTTGAAAATAGAGGTCTTGAATTACTCGTAGGATATCGCAAGAATCAAGGAGATTTTCAATTTGATCTATCTGCGAATTTCACAAAAATTGAAAATGAAATTTCAGCACTAACAAGAAACCAAGATTTTTTGATTTTTGAGACCAACTTTGTTCCAAATTTTGTGGACAATTGGTTAGGTTTCACCCGCTCTTATGTCGGTGGTAATGTAGGTACCTTTTATGGATATAGGGCAAACGGAATTTTTCAAACACAGGCAGAAATTGATGAATTAAACGCTGAAGCACCAGATGGTACTTATCAAGAATCCACCGGGGCAAATCCTATCGCTCCCGGAGATAGGCGTTTTGTAGATTTAAATAATGATGGAGAAATAACGGCGGCAGACCGCGAAGTTATCGGAAGCCCCTTTCCAGATTTTTATGGAGGTGTAAATTTCAATGGCTCTTATAAAAATTTCGAACTTGGAATAGCCCTTTATGGTTCTTATGGAAATGACATTTTAAACTTTACCAGAGTGGAGCAAGAAACTGCCGGAGGTTATGGTATAAACAGTGCTTACACCAACGTAAGTCAGGAGTATTATGAAAATAGGTGGACCCCGGAAAACCCATCTAATACTTACGCTAGAGCGGTGGTAGAGGATGTGAACCAGAATAACCGGGTTTCTAATCATTTTGTCGAAGATGGTTCTTTTTTAAGACTAAGAAACATCCAACTCGCTTATAATCTATCGCCTGATGTCATAGAAAACATAGGTCTCACAAATGCTAAGGTATACGTTAGTGGGCAGAATTTACTCACGTTAACCGGCTATAGCGGAATGGATCCTGAAATAGGTAGTGTGACTGATATTGATGGTAACGGAGGGGTTCAATCGAGAGGAGTAGATTTTGGCGCATATCCATCTCCTCAGACTTTCACAGTAGGTGTTAATTTACAATTCTAAAATTAAAAGTATGAATTTAAAAAAGCTAAAAATAACCAGTATTTGTCTTTTTCTAACAATGTTAGGTTGTTCTGATGATTATTTAATTGATCAGCAATATGACGGAGTTACTGATGAAATAGTATTTAATGATCCCGAAACCGCATCGGCGGTCGTCACAAGTGTTTATGATACCTTTCAAGGTGGGACGGTAGAATATTTAACAAAGGCGGTATTTTATCCGGCTAATTTCTTAACTCAGGATTTTAAGAATATAGGCTCTGATGCATTTTTCCAAACCTTTCAAATTCCTGTAACCTTTGTGCCATTTAATAATATGTGGACTCAGAATTATATTGGTATTGGTAGAGCAAATAATGCTATTTACAATATAAATTTAATGGTTGAGGAAGGAGATATTGATGCTGAATATGGTAATAGATTAATTTCAGAATCAAGAGCTTTAAGAGGTGTGCTATATTCTATTATGGCGTCTAATTTTGGAGGTGTACCAATTGTAACTCAAACAGCTGAACGGATTGAGGACCCTGAAGCTCCCAGAAATACACAGGAGGAAGTTTTTCGTCAGGTGATTGAGGATATGGAGATGGCAGCAGAATATTTACCCTGGGAATATCCCGAATCGGAAACGGGGAGGATTACTAAGGGAGCGGCTTATGCCTATATGGGTAGTGCATATATGTGGCTTGGAGAATATCAGAATGCAATTGAAGCTTTTGAAATGTTAGAAGGACATTATACGCTTGAGGATGACTTTCTTGCTATTCACGCAAATGATAATCAAAATAATAATGAATCAATTTTTGAAGTTCAGCTATATGACGAATCTGGTGATCTAGGTTGGGGACGTGACGATAATAAAACGTTTATTCAATCTTTTACGATGCCTAATGAAATTGGGAATGGTGGGGGTTACGCGGTTCCAACTGAAGCTTTATACAATTCCTTTGAAGATGGGGATGAAAGAAGGTCTGCTACTCTCATTGGACCTGGGGAGGAACATCCAGATCCTATTATAGACATTGCTATGTATGAAAATGTACAGCAAAATTTTGGAGGTATCAATACCTTAGGTACAGAAGAAGATCCGTGGACGGGTATTGACGGCCTTCCGGGGAGAGAAGGGTATTATGCAGTCAAATTATGGAGAAACCCTATTGTAGACGGTTGGTCAGGACCTAATATTTTTGGAGGTCAAAACTTAATATTTTTGAGATACGGGGAAGTGCTTTTAAGCCTTGCTGAGTCTTACCACAAAATAGGCAACGATTCAAAATCTATGGAATATTTAATGAGAGTTCGAAACCGAGCTGGATTGGAACAACCACCCCAAGGTGAACTTATGAATTCAATACTTGAAGAGTATAGGCACGAATTAGCCGGCGAATTTTCACTTTGGTGGGTTCTAAGACGCTCTGGTGACCATATTGAGTATATTCAAGATCGTTTTGATATTGCCATTCCAGAGGGAAAAGATTTAATGCCCATTCCGCAACAACAAATTGACATAAATCCAAATTTAACTCAAAACCCAGGATATTAATTAAACCATTAAGTTAAATTCAGGGTAAAGGCTCCAGATTGAACTGGAGCCTTTTTTATGCATATGATCATAAGGGGACGTTATTCGTAAGGTACTAATCTTAAATACCTTTTAGAGGAATAATTAGAACCAAATAGTCACGGGTTCCATTCAAGGTTGATCCAAGAAGGACCTGATGTTAAGAATAGAAAATGAATAAATGCATTACAGTTCAATCTTATTCTTACCCATTGTTTAAAGACGGGGAAAAGGAGAGAGGAAAACTGGTTTTTGTCCAAGTTTCATAATCATGCTCGGCTTTATTGCTTTTCGGAAGTGTTGGGAAAAGTCATATTTAACTTGAGAAATCATTACTAATTACTGATTTCTTCTTAAGATTATAAAAATTGCCAAACCAAAATGGAGAATGGGTCTGGTTATAGAAACAATAGGTCAGATTCAGTATTTTTTCGATTTACTCTTCAGGAGATAAATAATCAAATTCATAAAATTTCCCAAAACCTATAGTGTAAGCTTCCCCTAATTAGAACTGCTTGATTGTCCAAAAATATCATTTTTCATTCTCCTGTCGGTACCGACAGGAGAATGAGTTTTTGCGTATGCTACGGGGGCCATTTTTCCCAGTGCATTATGTGGTCTTACATTGTTGTAATCTTCCATCCAGGTCTCGGTTTGTTCCCTTACCTGATTTAGATCTTCAAAGAGGTACTTATTGAGAACGCCTCTTCGATATGTTCCATTGAATCTCTCTATAAAAGCATTCTGGGTTGGTTTCCCAGGTTGAATATACTGAAAGTCGATTTCTTGCATCTGGCTCCATTCTGAAGCGATCTTAGCAACAAATTCAGGACCATTATCCATTCTTATTTTTTTGGGTTTTCCCCTGCGATTAATCAAATGGTTCAATACCCAGACGACACGTTTGCTGGGTAGTGAAAAATCAATTTCTATATGCAATGCTTCTCGGTTGTAATCATCAATTACGGTTAAGCCACGGAAGCGTCTTTTGTTTTCTAGGACATCGGTCACAAAATCAATACTCCAGCAACGATTAGGAGCTATGGGAGCCTCCAGGGGTTCTTTAACCCTGGCAGGTAAACGCTTTTTTACCTTTCGTCTCAAACTTAAACCAAGTTTTTTATAGACCCTGTACACCCGTTTATGGTTCCAGGGCTTGCCTTCACTCCTTAGACGATCGTAAGCCATCCAGAAGCCTTCTTCGCTATGTTCTTTAGCTTTCTGTTGTAGAGCCTCTTCGATAGCAGTATCATCCTTTGGAATTGGCCTGTAATAAAAAACGCTTTTACTCATATTTAAAACACGGCACGCCCTGCTAATACCGTAACGCGTAAGTTCTTTGGCTATGGTTCTTTTACGGCAGGGCTCTAAAGCTTTTTTTCGATGATTTCTTTGGCCATTTGATGATCCAGGGATAGATTGGCATACATCTGCTTCAGCCTTCGGTTCTCCTCCTCAAGGTCCTTCAGGCGCTTCAGCTCCTTGCCGTTCATACCGCCATAACGTTCCCGCCACTTGTAGAATGCAGCTGTACTAATGCCATATTCACGGCTGATTTCTGCGGCCGTTTTTCCGTTATCAAACTCCTTTAAAATCTTTGCGATTTGCTGTGGTGAATATCTACTCTTCTTCATAATTACTGTTTAAAGTTATAAAATATATTATACTTTTAAACAGTTCGTTTT includes:
- a CDS encoding IS3 family transposase (programmed frameshift); its protein translation is MKKSRYSPQQIAKILKEFDNGKTAAEISREYGISTAAFYKWRERYGGMNGKELKRLKDLEEENRRLKQMYANLSLDHQMAKEIIEKKPLEPCRKRTIAKELTRYGISRACRVLNMSKSVFYYRPIPKDDTAIEEALQQKAKEHSEEGFWMAYDRLRSEGKPWNHKRVYRVYKKLGLSLRRKVKKRLPARVKEPLEAPIAPNRCWSIDFVTDVLENKRRFRGLTVIDDYNREALHIEIDFSLPSKRVVWVLNHLINRRGKPKKIRMDNGPEFVAKIASEWSQMQEIDFQYIQPGKPTQNAFIERFNGTYRRGVLNKYLFEDLNQVREQTETWMEDYNNVRPHNALGKMAPVAYAKTHSPVGTDRRMKNDIFGQSSSSN
- the mbpA gene encoding mobilization protein MbpA, whose translation is MKREYIQVRCSIYEKKLLQRRAARAGISLSEYIRATAFDKNIVERITPEQLETYKMLVQYKNNFTRIGNMFKKRDPKLAREVEDLAKEIRAHLKNFKK
- a CDS encoding primase-helicase family protein, translated to MKKLTYIRVGTCYYKLVQLPTISGDFNEVLVPWSLETLRNDHGKAYVGKIRKYDGFTCIPSHLDFKQEVFGFYNTYAPLPHTPTNGSIDYSLRFVNHIFGNQFELGLDYLQLLYLKPIQILPILCLVSKERVTGKTTFLKWLKAIFDNNLTYLTNDNFSSQFNADWANKLLICIDEVLFNKEELTERIKYLSTTDYNKMEAKGKDKRELEFFGKFILCSNNEDNFIKIDSDETRFWVLKIPSLKTEETQFLEHLKKEIPAFLFYLQHRELDTAHKTRMWFTPEQIRTNALQNLMRNNRNRVEKELASMLLSAMETFDLEEVNLCPMDALQILNHTRVRTDLTQLRQILKNDWKLKNQDNSRTYQKMVMWQNGLAPIPGKGRYYTIEKSFLLGNFEDLENDETMQK
- a CDS encoding RagB/SusD family nutrient uptake outer membrane protein translates to MNLKKLKITSICLFLTMLGCSDDYLIDQQYDGVTDEIVFNDPETASAVVTSVYDTFQGGTVEYLTKAVFYPANFLTQDFKNIGSDAFFQTFQIPVTFVPFNNMWTQNYIGIGRANNAIYNINLMVEEGDIDAEYGNRLISESRALRGVLYSIMASNFGGVPIVTQTAERIEDPEAPRNTQEEVFRQVIEDMEMAAEYLPWEYPESETGRITKGAAYAYMGSAYMWLGEYQNAIEAFEMLEGHYTLEDDFLAIHANDNQNNNESIFEVQLYDESGDLGWGRDDNKTFIQSFTMPNEIGNGGGYAVPTEALYNSFEDGDERRSATLIGPGEEHPDPIIDIAMYENVQQNFGGINTLGTEEDPWTGIDGLPGREGYYAVKLWRNPIVDGWSGPNIFGGQNLIFLRYGEVLLSLAESYHKIGNDSKSMEYLMRVRNRAGLEQPPQGELMNSILEEYRHELAGEFSLWWVLRRSGDHIEYIQDRFDIAIPEGKDLMPIPQQQIDINPNLTQNPGY
- a CDS encoding SusC/RagA family TonB-linked outer membrane protein, coding for MSKFKGLLGLLLMLCTQIVMAQTKTITGTVTDDNGMPLPSVSILIQGTTTGVTTDFDGNYSIDNVNSNDKLIFSYVGMQEKVVEVNEQTTINVVLENDANGLEEVVLVAYGSSTQRDLTGAVGSVSSEDIEKFPATSVSQALQGKAAGVQITQNSGGPGAGLSVNIRGVGSFGNNDPLYVVDGFPTQDISFLNPNDIKSMSILKDASAAAIYGVRANAGVVIIETKKGLRDRVTVSIDSWAGFQLEPEQIDMLDVNQFTDFALEIAENQDKQVLDEWRNPGDLRNINWQDYAFDTGFRQGHNISIRGGGEKARAALSVGMVDEEGVILTSSYKRYNIGLNADYDILENLTARADMKYAYSESYQNLSQGYYGFTKLFTNVPYLDDRTGTNQPYDGNGNYGAFPDTGLLSTTNNVLASALQNDNDNGTNNLLGNLALEYSFLDGFKATGKFGFQTQNYAGWSFLPRYNRGNSNADNNPSATYTINQSTFNEYLAEGLLEYKKTFEDHRVEVLLGVSAQKNKFKNVYVESRGFLSDDIRDLAAAEEVTNRSGTWGTATFASTFGRVNYTFKDRYTLTATLRRDGVGNKFSENNLYGTFPSLAAGWNIDEEAFMENSTFDLLKLRGSWGETGNSQGIEPFQFFTSYTGGPTNDNNGYVFGGQPVSGLAPASLGNPNLGWESQVQTNVGIDAELFNRQLYFTVDYFHKSAEDFLLRETTPPQTGFTSRTVNAGNVENRGLELLVGYRKNQGDFQFDLSANFTKIENEISALTRNQDFLIFETNFVPNFVDNWLGFTRSYVGGNVGTFYGYRANGIFQTQAEIDELNAEAPDGTYQESTGANPIAPGDRRFVDLNNDGEITAADREVIGSPFPDFYGGVNFNGSYKNFELGIALYGSYGNDILNFTRVEQETAGGYGINSAYTNVSQEYYENRWTPENPSNTYARAVVEDVNQNNRVSNHFVEDGSFLRLRNIQLAYNLSPDVIENIGLTNAKVYVSGQNLLTLTGYSGMDPEIGSVTDIDGNGGVQSRGVDFGAYPSPQTFTVGVNLQF
- a CDS encoding toprim domain-containing protein, translating into MENTETSKSWEKARNICIVKTLAKLGHFPSRTTEKEAWFLSPLRSETQASFSVSLVKNLWYDFGIGEGGSTIDLIMLMKSFSVKEALEYLKNNTETFSFSPSKPEDRLKQAEIRILEVELIYLQGLVDYLKSRNIPFEIAAKYCRQVWYSCKGKRFFAIGLKNHKGGWELRNKYFKTSSSPKTYSLFERGSKQLIITEGMFDFLSLATIDEDLVQNSDCIILNSLAFVERIKMLIPKYEKVLIYLDNDPAGKKAASSLLNQFDNVTDCGDSYSGYGDLNEKLINEGCFKKSLTLK
- a CDS encoding DUF6730 family protein, with protein sequence MKKLDEIMELMADEMDDFKTAVLELQKLSEQLVKISIPISTEAVEKNLNTFLQKQEAEKQKTDEILMEIDRKLKHAKVIPNYLLILFGISGITALGSVGYFGYTSKEKVEDNFEVYRTIVESQNKHYEDYFAAYPEIQEAYCEWIQGGYPDL